The Stomoxys calcitrans chromosome 3, idStoCalc2.1, whole genome shotgun sequence genome includes a region encoding these proteins:
- the LOC131996064 gene encoding uncharacterized protein LOC131996064, whose amino-acid sequence MVGTRSGSRDAAGQPACTSGANPVQPPVLNMPISGVTIPATTTGNGPPPSSLAPPIDPVMEEVSRMLSSSFRSQDSIAPPSFSSLTGLNAPARPVDPAMGSAMREIINSAVGLARAEFEREQAESIRRLIPTIVEATRRSLGVGGISARGNIPVEAPFPAAPPVQGPPIIPPVSRAQTAPHPLNTARPILGFSQPPPSISAPRISSYIPPPSLDPRSQASAHREVNRMANEGAAFMDPPIQQQFPGHVEYPAAQGSSGLEQGPAGHNFAHHMPPGQNVEFPPPNHSQRGSARRSTTQNPENAARITLAKWGVKFDGTTKTMNVHEFIFRVGELKRDYECPDEDFITKFHQLLESPALDWYWGHRKFVQFRDWNELQTALLNQYQRFENEFQVQTQMLNRRQLPHESFEDFYNAVMQLRTQQKAPYSEDEMVEIMRGNLKSSLAQMIFSARISNLGEFYREVKRAENLIASHRQQYSRPGPPQRVHELAWEEALPPEILEVDAIQDRTKIKCWNCEAEGHSWNTDRPKAIAVPQRELKPLHVRIKEYKEARTRIFGTVSNKIRKARERYKARKRLRQHIAAATLYEGEDTRFYTKISINGQPIEGLLDSGATVSCLGKGCEDFVDKAGLEVSPFVSVIQTADGTPHRIKGRVSAAINFNKRECAVTFYLVPSLRRELFLGVDFMRSFNLFAGVDSLSTNDIGLCGDADDRTDDEIKLHSLTDQQRKRLNVVMEMFPCYTKKGLGKTSIEVHTIDTRDACPVKDRHYPVSPAVQRLMYAELDRMLSLGVIEESESPWSHPVTLVRKGEKNRLCLDARKLNALTVKDAYPLPHIEGLLSRLGDTYFISSVDLKDAFWQIPLDHASREKTAFTVPGRPLYHFKVMPFGLCNAAQRLCRLMDRVIPAALRDRVFVYLDDLLVVSPDFDTHMGLLERVANCLSNAGLTINVAKSKFCFKELRYLGYIVGGGKLKPDPERISTIMKFCYPRTAKQVRSFMGTTGWYRRFIADYATIAAPIFNTLKKGKQFNFPEDAKEAFNKLKEALVTSPVLTHPDFTRHFYVQCDASDLGIGAVLFQRDDSGGEHPIAYFSHKLTSAQRNYSVTERECLAVVMAIKRFRPYIELLPFSVITDHSSLKWLMSHRDLSGRLARWSLHLQSFSFEIEHRPGSQNIVPDTLSRYSMEEVAMDVSSFVDLESSAFSTESYMDLVAKVKDTSAQLPDLRVVDGLVYKRTQHDDGIPLNEDFAWKLWVPMELTRDIIRKAHCPPQVSHGGFHKTLRRVKEYFYWPNLNTQVRQFVQECQTCKETKPSNTTLRPPMGKECVTERPFQRIYVDFLGPYPRSKSGNTFIFIVLDHLSKYVLLKAMPKASTRNVVRFLISEVFHKFGTPETLVSDNGKQFVSKEFAELVRNFGINHA is encoded by the exons ATGGTAGGCACGAGGTCTGGTAGTAGGGATGCGGCAGGCCAGCCGGCCTGCACCTCAGGCGCAAATCCAGTTCAACCGCCGGTGTTGAATATGCCTATATCGGGGGTCACCATTCCCGCGACAACTACTGGCAATGGACCACCGCCGTCGTCGTTGGCACCGCCCATTGACCCAGTCATGGAGGAGGTGTCCCGTATGTTGAGTAGCTCTTTCCGATCACAGGATTCCATTGCACCACCTAGTTTTAGTTCACTAACTGGCTTGAATGCACCTGCCCGTCCAGTGGACCCGGCAATGGGGTCTGCGATGCGCGAGATAATCAATTCGGCTGTAGGTTTGGCTCGTGCAGAGTTCGAGAGGGAACAGGCGGAGAGTATCCGTAGGCTTATACCCACCATAGTAGAGGCCACCCGTCGCTCCTTAGGAGTTGGAGGCATTTCCGCAAGGGGAAATATACCAGTGGAGGCACCCTTTCCGGCTGCTCCACCGGTCCAGGGGCCTCCTATCATACCGCCGGTTTCACGAGCTCAGACCGCACCCCATCCACTTAACACGGCTCGACCGATATTGGGTTTTTCACAGCCACCGCCCTCGATTTCTGCACCTAGGATTAGCAGTTATATTCCCCCACCGAGCCTTGACCCACGGTCACAGGCTTCCGCGCATAGGGAGGTCAATCGGATGGCGAATGAGGGTGCAGCTTTTATGGATCCCCCGATACAGCAACAGTTTCCCGGCCATGTTGAATATCCTGCTGCTCAGGGTTCCTCCGGTTTGGAACAGGGCCCGGCAGGGCACAATTTTGCGCATCATATGCCACCTGGGCAGAATGTGGAGTTTCCACCGCCAAATCATTCGCAGCGTGGCAGCGCAAGGCGCTCGACGACTCAAAACCCAGAGAATGCCGCCAGAATTACTTTGGCTAAATGGGGTGTCAAATTCGACGGCACTACCAAGACAATGAATGTCCACGAGTTCATTTTCCGGGTAGGCGAACTCAAGCGAGATTATGAGTGCCCAGATGAGGATTTCATTACAAAGTTCCATCAACTTTTGGAAAGTCCGGCCTTGGATTGGTATTGGGGGCACCGGAAGTTTGTCCAATTTCGAGACTGGAACGAACTACAAACGGCACTTCTCAATCAATACCAACGTTTCGAGAATGAGTTCCAAGTGCAAACTCAAATGCTGAACCGCCGCCAATTACCTCACGAGTCCTTTGAGGACTTCTATAACGCTGTTATGCAACTAAGGACGCAACAGAAGGCACCCTATTCCGAGGACGAAATGGTGGAAATTATGCGGGGGAACTTGAAGTCGTCGTTGGCCCAGATGATTTTTTCAGCACGAATCTCGAACCTCGGTGAATTTTACCGAGAGGTGAAAAGGGCGGAAAACTTGATAGCAAGTCATAGACAGCAGTATAGTCGTCCCGGCCCGCCACAAAGAGTACATGAACTGGCCTGGGAAGAAGCTTTGCCACCAGAGATCTTAGAGGTTGATGCGATACAGGACAGAACTAAGATAAAGTGCTGGAACTGCGAGGCCGAAGGTCATAGTTGG AACACGGATCGGCCCAAGGCAATAGCGGTACCGCAGCGCGAACTGAAACCACTACATGTGCGGATCAAGGAGTACAAGGAGGCTAGAACAAGGATTTTTGGCACGGTGTCGAATAAAATACGAAAGGCGAGAGAGAGATATAAAGCCCGTAAGAGACTCCGACAACACATAGCCGCCGCAACCTTATATGAGGGAGAGGACACAAGATTCTACACCAAGATTTCGATAAACGGACAGCCGATTGAAGGTCTGCTAGATAGTGGTGCCACGGTGTCGTGTCTGGGCAAGGGTTGTGAAGATTTTGTGGACAAAGCGGGGTTGGAGGTTTCACCTTTTGTCTCCGTCATCCAAACAGCCGATGGCACACCCCATCGCATTAAAGGTAGAGTCAGCGCCGCTATCAATTTTAACAAGAGAGAGTGTGCAGTGACATTTTATTTGGTTCCTTCCCTTAGGCGTGAGCTTTTTCTTGGAGTGGACTTCATGAGGTCTTTTAATCTTTTCGCTGGGGTCGACAGTCTTTCAACCAACGATATTGGCCTCTGTGGCGACGCTGATGATAGGACTGATGATGAAATCAAGCTACACTCCTTAACAGACCAGCAGCGGAAACGCTTGAATGTGGTGATGGAGATGTTCCCTTGCTACACCAAGAAGGGACTTGGTAAAACCTCGATTGAAGTCCATACAATTGACACTCGCGATGCTTGCCCGGTGAAAGATAGGCATTATCCCGTATCCCCGGCAGTGCAAAGACTCATGTATGCGGAATTGGATAGGATGCTTAGCCTGGGAGTGATTGAGGAGAGCGAGAGCCCATGGAGTCACCCGGTGACGCTAGTCCGCAAGGGCGAAAAGAACCGGTTGTGCCTGGACGCTCGGAAGCTCAATGCTCTTACGGTTAAGGACGCCTATCCCCTTCCGCATATAGAGGGTTTGCTCAGTCGGTTGGGGGACACCTATTTTATTTCAAGTGTCGACCTAAAAGATGCGTTTTGGCAGATCCCCTTGGATCATGCAAGTAGAGAGAAAACGGCATTCACGGTGCCTGGTAGACCACTTTACCATTTTAAGGTGATGCCTTTTGGGCTGTGTAATGCAGCTCAAAGGCTTTGTCGTCTAATGGATAGGGTGATACCAGCCGCGCTTCGGGATAGAGTTTTCGTCTACTTGGATGATCTATTGGTGGTATCTCCAGACTTCGACACACACATGGGGTTGCTAGAGCGAGTGGCCAATTGTTTATCAAATGCAGGCCTCACAATTAACGTAGCTAAATCGAAGTTCTGCTTCAAAGAGCTACGTTACTTGGGGTATATCGTTGGTGGAGGAAAATTGAAACCAGACCCTGAAAGGATATCGACCATAATGAAGTTCTGTTATCCAAGGACCGCTAAACAGGTTAGAAGCTTTATGGGTACGACGGGTTGGTATAGGCGCTTTATCGCCGATTACGCCACcattgctgcaccgatttttaaCACCCTCAAGAAAGGGAAGCAGTTTAATTTTCCTGAAGATGCCAAGGAGGCGTTCAACAAACTGAAGGAGGCACTGGTGACAAGCCCAGTCCTGACGCACCCGGATTTCACAAGGCACTTCTATGTTCAGTGCGATGCCTCGGACTTGGGCATAGGCGCTGTTCTATTTCAGAGAGACGACTCAGGAGGAGAACATCCAATAGCGTATTTCTCCCACAAGCTAACCTCCGCTCAGAGAAACTACTCAGTGACTGAGAGGGAATGCTTGGCCGTGGTGATGGCCATTAAGAGATTCCGGCCATACATTGAGTTGCTGCCTTTTTCGGTCATTACGGACCATAGCAGTCTCAAGTGGCTGATGTCTCATCGGGATCTGAGTGGTAGGTTAGCCAGGTGGAGCTTGCATCTGCAGTCGTTCTCTTTCGAAATAGAGCACCGCCCAGGTAGCCAGAACATAGTCCCGGATACACTGTCCCGATACAGCATGGAGGAGGTCGCCATGGACGTTAGCAGTTTCGTGGACCTGGAATCCTCTGCATTCTCGACCGAGAGTTATATGGATCTTGTGGCCAAGGTGAAGGATACTTCCGCTCAGCTGCCCGATTTGAGGGTAGTGGATGGGTTGGTCTATAAAAGGACCCAGCACGATGATGGAATTCCCCTGAATGAGGACTTCGCCTGGAAGTTGTGGGTTCCAATGGAGCTTACACGAGACATCATCCGAAAGGCTCACTGTCCCCCTCAAGTTTCCCATGGTGGTTTCCACAAGACGCTGAGAAGGGTAAAGGAGTACTTCTACTGGCCGAATTTGAATACTCAGGTTAGACAGTTTGTCCAGGAGTGCCAGACCTGCAAGGAGACGAAACCATCAAATACTACCCTTAGGCCACCCATGGGGAAAGAGTGTGTGACAGAGAGACCCTTTCAGAGGATCTATGTCGACTTTTTGGGGCCTTACCCCAggtcgaaatcgggcaatacattcATCTTTATTGTGCTAGACCACCTGTCCAAATATGTGCTTCTGAAAGCGATGCCCAAGGCGAGTACCCGGAACGTGGTGAGATTCCTAATATCGGAGGTTTTTCACAAATTTGGTACACCGGAGACTTTGGTGTCCGATAATGGCAAGCAGTTTGTCAGCAAGGAGTTTGCAGAGCTTGTGAGGAATTTTGGCATCAACCAC GCGTAA